Proteins encoded by one window of Paenibacillus urinalis:
- a CDS encoding BlaI/MecI/CopY family transcriptional regulator → MKISHFKVGEQGLNRFFGPLEAKIMDVLWSQGPLSIKEVQMKLGENKVMNFNTVMTVMNRLVDKGVLLKEMQGRTSIYAPVETREEFMNTQSKELTQELMDQFGSIAVAHMLDAVEEADPELISQLEQKIEQWKKERQ, encoded by the coding sequence ATGAAGATAAGTCACTTCAAAGTAGGAGAGCAGGGACTGAACCGTTTTTTTGGACCACTGGAAGCGAAGATTATGGATGTCTTGTGGAGTCAGGGACCGCTCAGCATCAAGGAAGTACAAATGAAGCTGGGTGAGAATAAGGTGATGAACTTCAATACGGTGATGACGGTCATGAATCGGCTTGTCGATAAAGGTGTGCTTCTGAAGGAAATGCAGGGAAGAACATCGATATATGCGCCTGTCGAGACCAGAGAAGAGTTCATGAACACACAGTCCAAGGAGCTCACACAGGAACTTATGGATCAGTTTGGTTCGATTGCTGTAGCCCATATGCTGGATGCTGTCGAGGAGGCCGACCCGGAACTTATCTCACAGCTGGAGCAGAAGATTGAACAATGGAAGAAGGAGAGACAGTGA
- a CDS encoding catalase, which produces MTNQRLTTSWGAPVGDNQNSMTAGHRGPTLIQDVHLLEKLAHFNRERIPERVVHAKGGGAFGTFKVTNDMSKYTKAKLFNGVGKETDMFIRFSTVAGELGAADTQRDPRGFAVKFYTEEGNYDLVGNNTPVFFIRDAIKFPDFIHTQKRDPRTHLKNPNSVWDFWSLSPEALHQVTILMSDRGIPATWRHMHGFGSHTFKWVNAEGQAVWVKYHFKTNQGIKNLDNATAEQIAGVNPDYHTEDLFNAIENGDFPSWTLYVQIMPIEDANTYRYDAFDVTKVWSQKDYPLIEVGTMTLNRNPENYFAEVEQATFTPGSFVPGIEASPDKLLQGRLFAYGDAHRYRVGANHNQLPVNSPKCPVHHHQRDGFMATGDNGGRSMYYEPNSFGGPFEDPSAKQTPFEVTGEAAQVSYDSEDHYSQAGDLYRLLSEDERTRLVANIVGSMMPVQYEEIKRRQIEHFYKADPEYGTRIAEGLGLSVELKVTEEV; this is translated from the coding sequence ATGACGAACCAACGTTTAACGACGAGCTGGGGTGCTCCAGTAGGAGACAACCAAAATTCAATGACTGCAGGCCATCGCGGGCCAACTTTGATTCAGGATGTACATCTGCTTGAAAAATTGGCTCATTTCAACCGTGAGCGTATTCCGGAGCGTGTCGTGCATGCCAAGGGCGGCGGCGCATTCGGTACATTTAAAGTAACAAATGATATGTCCAAATATACAAAGGCGAAATTGTTCAACGGGGTAGGTAAAGAAACAGATATGTTCATTCGTTTCTCCACTGTAGCCGGTGAGCTTGGTGCAGCCGATACTCAGCGCGATCCGCGTGGATTTGCGGTCAAATTCTATACAGAAGAAGGCAACTACGATCTGGTAGGTAACAATACTCCTGTATTCTTCATCCGTGATGCGATCAAGTTCCCTGATTTCATTCATACACAGAAGAGAGATCCGCGTACCCACTTGAAAAATCCAAATTCGGTTTGGGATTTCTGGTCTCTGTCTCCGGAAGCTTTGCATCAAGTAACGATCCTGATGTCTGACCGCGGTATCCCTGCAACCTGGAGACATATGCATGGATTCGGAAGCCATACCTTCAAATGGGTGAATGCTGAAGGTCAAGCCGTATGGGTTAAATATCACTTCAAAACAAACCAAGGGATCAAAAACCTGGATAACGCTACAGCAGAGCAAATTGCAGGCGTGAATCCTGATTATCATACAGAAGATTTGTTCAACGCTATTGAGAATGGGGACTTCCCTTCTTGGACGCTGTATGTTCAAATCATGCCGATTGAAGATGCAAATACGTATCGCTATGATGCATTTGATGTGACCAAAGTCTGGTCCCAAAAAGACTATCCATTGATTGAAGTAGGAACGATGACGCTGAACCGCAATCCAGAGAATTATTTTGCTGAAGTGGAGCAGGCTACCTTCACTCCAGGTTCATTCGTACCTGGTATCGAAGCTTCTCCTGACAAATTGCTTCAAGGACGTCTGTTTGCTTACGGTGATGCACACCGCTACCGTGTAGGTGCGAACCATAACCAGCTGCCGGTGAACAGTCCGAAATGCCCGGTTCATCATCATCAGCGTGACGGCTTCATGGCGACAGGAGATAACGGCGGCCGTTCCATGTACTACGAGCCTAACAGCTTCGGCGGGCCCTTCGAGGATCCGAGCGCGAAGCAAACTCCGTTTGAAGTAACAGGAGAAGCCGCGCAAGTATCCTATGACAGTGAGGATCATTACTCCCAGGCCGGAGATCTCTACCGTCTGTTAAGCGAAGATGAGCGTACTCGCTTGGTCGCAAATATTGTAGGTTCAATGATGCCGGTACAATATGAGGAGATCAAACGCCGTCAAATCGAGCACTTCTACAAAGCCGATCCAGAATACGGAACACGTATCGCTGAAGGTCTGGGCCTGTCGGTTGAATTGAAAGTAACGGAAGAAGTTTAA
- a CDS encoding response regulator transcription factor, with amino-acid sequence MQKQAEIANINQYPYASIRISQDKAAQMFNRAEEPVVPFCAVTKRILLVSPVLNQVHDLVKLLTDRCFDVMMFHRLEPELYGSIPHDLLIYDVTSYDEMDALDLQLKLKNSTAGQTLFLVSENFIRGAAPELLQEELLVWPGRPHEALYHVQRIISRGTPRSHHTSKTNNSDCLAFKDLRVDTERMLVYKQDNQIHLTKTEYDLLLILMNAKGSVISREEMLSRVWETDFTGGSNVVDVHIKSLRKKLGDQAAAPKYIITVRGVGYRLAD; translated from the coding sequence ATGCAAAAGCAAGCAGAAATAGCGAACATTAATCAGTATCCTTACGCTTCGATCCGTATATCGCAAGATAAGGCGGCTCAAATGTTTAATCGAGCTGAGGAGCCTGTGGTGCCGTTCTGTGCAGTAACGAAGCGGATCCTGCTCGTAAGTCCAGTGCTCAATCAAGTTCATGATCTGGTGAAGCTGCTGACCGATCGCTGTTTTGACGTGATGATGTTCCACCGGCTTGAGCCAGAATTATACGGAAGCATTCCTCATGATCTTCTGATCTATGATGTAACGTCATATGATGAGATGGATGCACTGGATCTGCAGCTGAAGCTGAAGAACTCAACCGCGGGGCAAACCTTGTTCCTGGTGAGTGAGAACTTCATTCGAGGGGCAGCACCGGAGCTGCTTCAGGAAGAGCTGCTTGTATGGCCTGGACGTCCTCATGAGGCACTGTATCATGTTCAGCGGATTATTAGCCGCGGGACACCTCGGAGTCACCACACATCCAAGACGAACAATAGTGATTGCCTGGCCTTCAAGGACCTCAGAGTGGACACGGAACGCATGCTTGTGTATAAGCAGGACAACCAGATTCATCTGACTAAGACGGAATATGATCTGCTGCTTATTCTCATGAACGCGAAGGGCTCTGTCATTTCCCGCGAGGAGATGCTCTCCCGAGTATGGGAGACGGACTTTACCGGAGGCAGCAATGTTGTCGATGTTCATATCAAGAGCCTGCGCAAGAAGCTTGGGGATCAAGCGGCGGCACCTAAATATATCATTACCGTGAGAGGAGTCGGCTACCGGCTTGCGGACTAG
- a CDS encoding Fur family transcriptional regulator — protein MAKTLNLTTQRQAVYDVVRKSHNHPTAAEVMTMLSQEGYNLAYGTVYNSLRYLVEKELIQELKLGETASRYDARTDDHQHIICEVCGKVDEVMTDVPESWTELVAQETGYEIDHAHVVFGGVCPECKSKQK, from the coding sequence ATGGCTAAAACATTAAATTTAACGACGCAGCGTCAAGCTGTTTATGATGTCGTACGTAAATCACATAATCACCCTACTGCAGCAGAAGTAATGACCATGCTGTCCCAAGAAGGATATAACCTGGCGTATGGTACGGTGTACAATTCCCTTCGGTATCTGGTAGAGAAGGAATTGATTCAAGAGCTCAAGCTGGGCGAAACCGCCAGCAGATACGATGCGAGAACAGATGACCATCAGCATATTATCTGTGAAGTATGCGGTAAGGTCGACGAAGTGATGACAGATGTTCCTGAGAGCTGGACCGAATTGGTAGCGCAAGAGACAGGGTATGAAATTGATCATGCACATGTTGTATTTGGAGGTGTATGTCCGGAATGCAAAAGCAAGCAGAAATAG
- a CDS encoding GerAB/ArcD/ProY family transporter — protein MNRNQISTGQMISLMLLFEIGVAAVINLGFSAGRDAWMASLIGMILGAVLFWFYASISRHFPTLPLTAISRKLLGKYAGTAVGLMYVIYFMYIGSRNLREGSNLVNIVLLNSTPLLVITTLMICCVAYVTYLGFEVLARTAVLLMVFIFSIVFIINVLLFASGSVHVDYVLPILGDGIGPLWEAITTDTLIVPFGEMILFLMLLPYMRRPEKGGYIGIIAIIIGGLLLTQTMFLNIASLGLNIAKGSPFPVLSTISTIQISDFIQRVDILVVMTMIITNFYRVALYFTAVLIGASDIFNIPYRKLVIPVAFIFLVWSYSMARNYIFQIEFGVLAFYYVHPLFLFFFPSLLLVAAWIHKRRQRRSAGA, from the coding sequence ATGAATAGAAACCAGATCAGTACGGGACAAATGATCTCCTTAATGCTTTTATTTGAAATAGGTGTTGCTGCGGTCATCAATCTAGGTTTCTCGGCAGGCAGGGATGCATGGATGGCCTCACTGATCGGTATGATTCTGGGGGCTGTATTGTTCTGGTTCTACGCCTCTATTTCCAGACATTTCCCTACACTTCCTCTGACGGCAATCAGCCGGAAATTACTCGGTAAATATGCAGGGACTGCGGTGGGCTTAATGTATGTTATCTATTTTATGTACATTGGCTCCCGTAATTTGCGGGAAGGCTCCAATCTCGTGAACATCGTTTTGCTGAATAGTACGCCCCTTCTCGTCATTACTACACTCATGATTTGTTGTGTGGCTTATGTGACCTATTTAGGCTTTGAGGTATTGGCACGCACTGCTGTATTACTCATGGTTTTTATTTTCTCCATTGTATTCATTATTAATGTCTTGCTGTTTGCCTCGGGTTCAGTCCATGTTGATTATGTTCTTCCCATACTTGGTGATGGGATCGGACCCCTGTGGGAGGCAATAACGACGGATACCCTTATCGTTCCTTTTGGTGAAATGATCCTCTTCCTCATGCTGCTGCCATATATGCGCAGACCTGAGAAAGGCGGTTATATTGGCATCATTGCAATTATCATTGGAGGCCTGCTCCTTACTCAGACCATGTTTCTAAATATTGCTTCTCTGGGGCTCAATATAGCGAAGGGATCACCTTTTCCCGTACTATCCACCATTAGTACCATTCAGATCTCTGACTTTATCCAGCGGGTAGACATTTTGGTCGTAATGACGATGATTATTACTAATTTCTATAGAGTCGCATTGTATTTCACAGCGGTGTTGATTGGTGCATCCGATATTTTCAATATCCCTTACCGAAAACTAGTTATTCCTGTTGCCTTTATATTCCTGGTATGGTCTTACAGTATGGCGAGAAATTATATATTTCAAATTGAGTTTGGTGTTCTTGCTTTCTACTATGTGCACCCCTTATTTTTGTTCTTTTTTCCCAGTCTGCTGCTTGTAGCCGCTTGGATTCATAAGCGAAGACAGCGGAGGAGCGCCGGAGCGTAA
- a CDS encoding Ger(x)C family spore germination protein: MKVQGKTNRKDLDMKRKLLLITVLTLVSMILTSCWDAVELKDRLILSGFAMDRGNAKGVYEFSFQGVVSNEVSGSRKIGSTPSFVFSDQGRTLQEVVSKMSQKIPRRSSCSHAEVVIISEDLARDVGIGRFIDLIERDPETRITMQILIARGSKARDVLAITSPVSPITANNIAEKVRFASKQYSHNFSSEVDETIRGMIVPGGGPTISGVVIKGDKSAGKERENTESSYVSAYTKLDGMAMFKGDKLVGWMEGDEPLGLAIIKNRSMKSMVNLSCHIDPAEVVGIEAYFYKSSIKASVVDGVPHFHIDVKQEGTINEVTCPLKLDEGEVVEIYERTWSEKTKEIVMSAVTAAQKAGTDVLGFGYVLEKNRSPEYKQWEDSDDWSEKFSQSKVEVDVKTVIMNTLTRTNPYSSGGED; the protein is encoded by the coding sequence ATGAAAGTGCAAGGAAAAACAAACAGAAAGGATCTTGATATGAAGCGGAAGCTGCTGCTTATCACTGTACTTACCTTGGTGTCGATGATCCTCACGAGCTGCTGGGATGCTGTAGAGCTGAAGGATCGCTTAATTCTTTCCGGCTTTGCAATGGACCGTGGCAATGCTAAGGGAGTATATGAATTCTCATTTCAGGGTGTTGTATCCAATGAGGTATCGGGTAGCCGGAAAATTGGTTCCACACCTTCATTTGTATTCTCGGATCAGGGAAGAACCTTACAGGAAGTCGTCAGCAAAATGTCTCAGAAGATTCCGAGGCGATCGTCGTGCTCTCATGCAGAAGTCGTGATTATCAGCGAGGATCTGGCCAGGGATGTAGGCATTGGCCGATTTATAGATCTCATTGAGCGAGATCCCGAGACGAGAATTACCATGCAGATTCTTATTGCTAGAGGCTCAAAGGCAAGAGATGTGCTCGCCATTACAAGTCCGGTAAGCCCAATTACAGCCAACAATATAGCGGAAAAGGTCAGATTCGCCTCCAAGCAATATTCGCATAACTTCTCGTCAGAGGTGGATGAAACGATCCGGGGTATGATTGTTCCGGGGGGTGGCCCCACAATCAGTGGTGTGGTAATTAAAGGGGACAAAAGTGCAGGTAAAGAGAGAGAAAATACGGAAAGCTCTTATGTGTCTGCTTACACGAAATTAGATGGCATGGCCATGTTCAAGGGAGACAAGCTGGTAGGGTGGATGGAAGGTGATGAGCCGCTGGGTCTTGCGATTATCAAGAATAGATCGATGAAGTCAATGGTTAATCTGTCCTGTCACATCGATCCCGCGGAAGTTGTCGGGATTGAAGCCTATTTCTATAAGTCCAGTATTAAAGCGTCTGTCGTCGATGGGGTACCTCATTTTCATATTGATGTGAAGCAGGAAGGTACGATTAATGAGGTGACTTGTCCGCTGAAGCTGGATGAAGGGGAGGTCGTTGAAATCTATGAGAGAACCTGGAGTGAGAAGACCAAGGAGATTGTTATGTCAGCTGTAACTGCAGCACAGAAGGCAGGTACAGATGTACTTGGTTTTGGCTATGTGCTGGAGAAGAACCGCTCTCCTGAATATAAGCAATGGGAAGACAGTGATGACTGGTCTGAGAAATTCTCGCAAAGTAAAGTTGAAGTGGATGTAAAAACGGTCATTATGAACACATTAACACGTACGAATCCATATAGCAGCGGAGGGGAGGACTAG
- a CDS encoding spore germination protein, whose translation MKRHRRSEYLKKLKPKSSSDQSAQDTSEDSVQNTERSTAQYMNSNNSHDQAPESSDQQQSEQASAGSEYVSNGSDPSDQSSDASNSETSSESPASQSSQASQSSQAPQAKLDELSGNLQQMLDGILIQNGNSSDITIRKLEIGTSPSISIAIVYISSLVKEETINDFIIRSLLNSEFKLDEITDGKDSKNILKEGLTKKVFSLGTVEYCKDWEDMMDKLLLGNTLVLTEDSTDVLHIVTAGGEFRAITESQTESVVRGPKEGFVETLSINVSLLRRRIHSPDLRVTYQTIGYKSNTRVAIVYMDGIADEDVVAEVFRRLDEIQIDGVFDSTNIEELIQDKAITPFPTVYSTERPDTTAVRLLEGRVVLVVDGSPFVLIVPTVFIHFFHSAADYSDRNDIATLLRLLRIISFIILLLGPSLYIAMTTFHYQLIPSSLLYSLISQREAIPFPSFVEAIILETIFELLREAGVRMPRVVGQAANIVGGLVLGQAAVEAGIVSPLLTIVIAMTGIASFAIPTYTMAIAGRIFRFGFIVLAATFGLYGIMLGLIALLAHMNSLRSFGVPYMTPFSPFVLKQQKDAVLRLPVSLMKQRPGSRSGEYNVVTEDGPVTADKTDDKNESARKNKQKGS comes from the coding sequence TTGAAACGTCATCGTCGCAGTGAATACTTAAAAAAGCTCAAGCCAAAATCGTCCAGTGACCAATCTGCACAAGATACGAGCGAGGACTCAGTCCAAAATACAGAGCGAAGTACTGCTCAGTATATGAATAGCAACAACAGTCATGATCAAGCTCCTGAGTCATCGGATCAGCAGCAGTCGGAACAAGCTTCTGCAGGGAGTGAGTATGTCTCCAATGGCAGTGACCCATCAGATCAGAGCTCTGATGCCTCTAATAGCGAGACTTCTTCTGAATCTCCAGCTTCTCAATCGTCTCAAGCATCTCAATCTTCTCAAGCACCTCAGGCCAAGCTTGATGAGCTCAGCGGGAATCTTCAGCAGATGCTCGATGGAATTCTAATCCAAAATGGGAATAGTAGTGATATCACGATACGAAAACTGGAAATAGGAACGAGTCCCAGTATATCTATTGCCATCGTATATATCAGCAGTTTGGTAAAGGAAGAAACGATTAATGACTTTATTATTCGTTCCTTGCTGAATTCCGAATTCAAGCTGGATGAAATCACGGACGGTAAAGACAGCAAGAATATTCTAAAGGAAGGGCTGACGAAGAAAGTATTCAGTCTTGGTACCGTGGAGTACTGCAAAGACTGGGAAGATATGATGGACAAGCTGCTGCTCGGAAATACACTCGTATTGACCGAGGACAGCACAGACGTGCTTCATATCGTGACAGCCGGCGGAGAATTCCGGGCGATTACAGAATCGCAGACGGAGTCTGTCGTCCGTGGACCCAAGGAAGGATTCGTTGAAACGCTGTCCATTAATGTGTCCCTTCTGCGGAGAAGAATTCATAGTCCTGATTTGCGAGTTACCTACCAAACGATTGGCTATAAGTCCAACACTCGTGTTGCCATCGTTTATATGGACGGAATTGCCGATGAAGACGTCGTAGCCGAGGTATTTCGGAGACTGGATGAAATCCAGATTGACGGGGTCTTTGACTCGACTAATATAGAAGAGCTTATTCAGGATAAGGCAATAACCCCGTTCCCGACCGTGTACAGCACAGAGCGGCCCGACACAACCGCAGTCCGTTTGCTTGAAGGAAGGGTCGTCCTTGTTGTCGATGGAAGTCCATTTGTGCTGATCGTCCCTACGGTGTTCATCCATTTTTTTCATAGCGCGGCAGATTATTCGGATCGGAACGATATTGCGACACTGCTTCGTCTGCTCAGAATCATCAGCTTTATCATTTTGCTGTTGGGACCGTCCTTATATATTGCCATGACGACCTTCCATTATCAGCTGATTCCAAGCTCGCTTCTGTACAGTCTTATATCACAGCGGGAAGCGATACCCTTCCCCTCCTTCGTGGAGGCTATTATTCTGGAGACGATATTCGAGCTTCTGCGAGAAGCGGGGGTTCGAATGCCGCGCGTGGTAGGCCAGGCAGCGAATATCGTCGGCGGTCTTGTACTGGGGCAAGCGGCAGTAGAAGCTGGCATTGTGAGTCCCCTGCTCACGATTGTTATCGCCATGACAGGTATCGCGAGCTTTGCGATTCCAACCTATACAATGGCGATCGCAGGACGTATATTTCGGTTTGGATTTATCGTACTTGCTGCGACCTTTGGCTTGTACGGCATCATGCTGGGGCTGATCGCGCTGCTCGCTCACATGAATAGTCTGAGATCCTTTGGTGTTCCGTACATGACCCCGTTTAGTCCCTTCGTACTGAAGCAGCAGAAGGATGCCGTTCTCAGGCTTCCCGTTTCCTTGATGAAGCAGAGACCCGGCAGCCGGAGCGGTGAGTATAACGTCGTAACGGAGGATGGGCCTGTTACCGCGGATAAAACGGATGATAAGAATGAAAGTGCAAGGAAAAACAAACAGAAAGGATCTTGA
- a CDS encoding aldo/keto reductase family protein → MKYRRLGGSGVKVSEISLGSWLTYGGYVEQENAVRSIETAYDAGINFFDTANVYERGAAEELLGKTLKNYARESFVLATKVFGKMGEGPNDQGLSRKHIMEQCEASLRRLGTDYVDIYYCHRFHPETPLLETLRALDDLVRQGKVLYVGVSQWTAAQMEAALGLADRYLLDRIVVNQPIYNMFERYIEDEIIPLGEEKGIGQVVYSPLAQGLLTGKYNDTDSIPEDSRAARLGWDDKKMSPERIEKVRQLIDIAGELDIKVGQLALAWILRQPNVSSALVGASRPEQVKENIGASGIELETEVLERIEGILSGA, encoded by the coding sequence ATGAAGTACCGGAGATTAGGTGGCAGCGGTGTGAAGGTCAGCGAGATCAGTCTTGGAAGCTGGCTCACGTATGGAGGATACGTTGAGCAGGAGAACGCGGTTCGTTCCATTGAAACTGCATACGATGCGGGGATCAACTTCTTTGATACAGCCAATGTATATGAACGCGGAGCAGCCGAAGAGCTGCTGGGGAAGACACTGAAGAATTACGCAAGGGAGTCCTTTGTGCTGGCTACCAAGGTGTTCGGCAAGATGGGCGAGGGCCCGAATGATCAAGGCCTCTCCCGGAAGCACATTATGGAGCAGTGCGAAGCAAGCCTTAGAAGGCTCGGCACCGATTATGTAGATATCTATTATTGCCACCGGTTCCATCCAGAAACGCCACTGCTTGAGACACTGAGAGCACTGGATGATCTGGTTCGCCAAGGCAAAGTGCTGTATGTCGGAGTCAGCCAGTGGACAGCAGCTCAGATGGAGGCCGCGCTGGGTCTTGCAGACCGTTATTTGCTTGATCGGATCGTCGTGAACCAGCCGATTTATAATATGTTTGAGCGTTACATTGAAGATGAGATTATTCCGCTTGGTGAGGAGAAGGGGATCGGACAAGTCGTCTATTCTCCACTGGCACAAGGGCTGCTGACTGGTAAATATAACGATACAGACAGCATTCCAGAAGACAGCCGTGCTGCAAGGCTCGGATGGGATGACAAGAAAATGAGCCCTGAACGGATTGAGAAGGTACGGCAGTTAATCGACATTGCCGGCGAGCTGGATATTAAGGTGGGTCAGCTGGCCCTTGCCTGGATTCTGCGTCAGCCGAATGTATCCAGTGCACTTGTGGGTGCAAGCCGTCCAGAGCAGGTCAAAGAAAATATCGGTGCTTCTGGAATTGAATTAGAGACGGAAGTTCTGGAACGGATCGAAGGAATTCTCTCCGGAGCATAA
- a CDS encoding DUF350 domain-containing protein — translation MENFGVDLLNVAIGIVLILVILFVGYTLFSKVTRFDDGKEIRGGNEAAGVYMGSKLLGLCIIVAMVSFSSHSWVDMLIWSVVGIVVLILVYLVFDFITPKFKVCEEIEKGNMAVAQLLRSIIIGVSLVIGTFLL, via the coding sequence ATGGAGAATTTCGGAGTTGATTTGCTGAATGTGGCTATCGGGATCGTCCTGATCCTGGTTATCCTGTTCGTCGGATACACCCTGTTCAGTAAGGTTACCCGGTTTGATGACGGGAAGGAAATTAGAGGTGGGAATGAAGCGGCCGGGGTATACATGGGCAGCAAGCTGCTTGGACTGTGTATTATCGTGGCGATGGTCTCCTTCAGCTCGCATTCATGGGTAGATATGCTTATCTGGTCTGTAGTGGGTATTGTTGTACTTATTCTTGTATATCTTGTATTTGATTTTATAACGCCGAAGTTCAAAGTGTGTGAAGAGATTGAGAAAGGGAATATGGCGGTGGCTCAATTGCTTCGCTCCATTATTATCGGGGTCTCTCTCGTCATAGGAACGTTTTTGTTGTAG
- a CDS encoding glutathionylspermidine synthase family protein gives MSKRHVMLIAATALALIAGGCASKPDGGGEWKTFEQDEQASLKVMYWDEQSFHEDYGNLFKSYYPNVEFEVIGLPVGSDPSLTVTELYNRHIEENRPDILFVDKHRWLESHTCGLQATSGKMRLHIAHAFRQLLEHYKSIGLGGRVVFTCYEWHVEDRRNTEYLMEIVQEMGYDACYVPLSELEIVRGEGLYSEGERIPVLYRLYPLEYLVNDESEDTEDRIGEWMLELVEEGKLGLINPAQSILTQSKGFMALIWSLYERHEEASDLLGEPLYTDQQLEAIQQYLLPTYYNPALFIQQGQAYVAKGYWGREGKGTSLFDEAGQLTEAEWGQSEEDSREDIQNYYGNQPLIYQLRCQMENVQVHTEDGPFSGYLLTGVYVIGGQYSGLLPRVGGRITGDMAYYCPAAFPIYMKEEH, from the coding sequence TTGAGTAAGAGGCACGTGATGCTGATCGCCGCAACCGCTCTAGCGCTAATAGCCGGGGGATGCGCTTCGAAGCCGGACGGCGGAGGGGAATGGAAAACGTTCGAGCAGGACGAACAGGCGTCGTTAAAGGTGATGTACTGGGACGAGCAGTCGTTCCATGAGGATTACGGGAATCTGTTTAAAAGTTATTACCCGAACGTCGAATTCGAAGTGATCGGGCTTCCGGTCGGCTCGGATCCGTCGCTTACGGTTACCGAATTATACAACCGGCATATCGAAGAGAACCGCCCGGATATTCTATTTGTCGACAAGCACCGGTGGCTCGAGAGTCATACTTGCGGGCTGCAGGCCACTTCGGGGAAGATGAGACTGCATATTGCGCACGCTTTTCGCCAGCTGCTTGAGCATTATAAATCGATTGGACTTGGCGGCCGCGTCGTATTTACCTGCTATGAATGGCATGTGGAGGATCGGCGCAACACCGAGTATCTGATGGAGATCGTTCAAGAAATGGGCTATGATGCCTGCTATGTTCCACTATCTGAGCTGGAAATCGTCCGAGGTGAGGGGCTGTATTCCGAGGGTGAACGCATACCGGTGTTATATCGGCTGTATCCATTAGAGTATCTGGTCAATGACGAATCTGAGGATACAGAGGACAGAATTGGAGAATGGATGCTTGAGCTGGTAGAAGAGGGGAAGCTAGGTCTTATTAACCCGGCCCAAAGCATACTCACGCAGAGCAAAGGCTTCATGGCTCTAATCTGGTCACTATATGAACGGCACGAAGAGGCAAGTGACCTGCTGGGTGAACCTCTCTATACGGATCAGCAGCTGGAGGCCATACAGCAGTATCTGCTCCCAACCTATTACAATCCTGCATTATTTATTCAACAGGGCCAGGCTTATGTTGCTAAGGGATATTGGGGCAGAGAAGGCAAGGGCACTTCCCTGTTTGATGAGGCAGGCCAATTGACGGAAGCGGAATGGGGTCAGAGCGAGGAAGACAGCCGGGAGGACATTCAGAACTATTACGGAAATCAGCCGCTCATTTATCAGCTGCGCTGTCAGATGGAAAATGTGCAGGTACATACGGAAGACGGTCCTTTTTCCGGATACTTATTGACCGGAGTTTATGTTATTGGGGGTCAATATTCAGGGCTGCTCCCACGTGTAGGCGGTAGAATTACAGGGGATATGGCTTATTATTGTCCGGCTGCATTTCCTATATATATGAAGGAGGAACATTAG